Part of the Lycorma delicatula isolate Av1 chromosome 13, ASM4794821v1, whole genome shotgun sequence genome is shown below.
AAGACCACAGAACGGGAACCTGGGCATGCACTAGTAACAGTAATGCTTAAAGTACTTCTAGCAAACACAAACAAGAGCTCGTTGTCCCTTGACTTGATAAATGAACTGGCTATAGaacaaaatttagatataataataattacggagCCTAATATCTACGAAGCAGCCAAAACCGGTTGGATGGCTGACACTGTTGGagatgtagtaataaaaaatatgagtggAAGATTAGCATTGAGCTTCAAAACAAGAACAGAGGGATTTGTAGTGGCAGAGACGGACTCCACAATTATAGCAGGAGCATATGTATCACCCAACATAAGTATTGGAGATTACGAGAAGTATCTGGATAGTATTCATAGAATACTATCTTGTGAGAGTAAGAATGTCATAATGATGGGTGATTTCAACTGTAAATCGAGGTTAGCTGGTAGCTCCTATAATAACCGGAAAGGAGAGTTACTTGCAGATTTAATGGAGTCCCTTGGATACTATTGTATAAATGATAATACTCCGACGTTTGAAGCTCGAGGCCATTGCTCAGAATTGGACTTGGTCATCATTGATGGCAGGTGGGGAAGTGATCAATATGAGTGGCGTGTATTAGATCAGGACATTGCAAGCGATCACTTTGCTGTTAAGTTAATAATGAAGGATGGAGTATTATTTGTAACCATGGATAGACAGCTTCCAATAAGACCTTCGGCACAACAGACTGAAAGAATAGTAGAAAGGGTCGCATATACGCACCGTAATATATTAGAGGCAACACCTGATACTCTAACGACGATCATACAGCAGGAAATGGACAAGGAAATTAGAGCCACCAATCGCAGGGGACAAGTATACTGGTGGTCTGATGAGATAGCGGGCTACCGGAGAGCATTACAAAAagctagaagaaaaaaaacaaaggcTTAGAATTAGAGGTGGTCAGGAATATGACATGGCAGTCCACTCATATGTTCAAACGAGAAGATTGCTAAACAGGTCCATCAAAAAGTCGAAGAGGGATCATTGGATGAGATTGTATGAGGACTTGGACAAGGATCCCTGGGGCCAAGCCtacaaaatagtaatgaagaaatTCGGCAGGCGTCTACCAACACTCAGTAAACGTCAAGCAGAGTTTCAGTTTAAAGAACTTTTTCCATGTGAAGAAGAAATTGGTGTTATTTTACCAGAGTTTGAACCTAGACGATTTACGCCGGCCAAGTTGGCTTGTGCAATAGGACAGCTAGGTAATAAGAAGAGCCCTGGCATCAATGGCATACCAGCAGCCATACTGAAAGGCTTAATAAAGTTGTTGCCTTGGGAAATGACGGACTTGGCCAGTTATGGGCTTGAAAGGGATTCTTTTCCCAAATGTTGGAGGGAGGCCAGAGTGGTCTTCCTCCCAAAAAGTAATgatcaacaaggtcaagtgaagtatAGACCACTTAGTCTATTGAACAATCTGGGAAACGCGGTTGAAAAATGTTGGCCGCCAGAATTACTAGAGAAGTTGAAGAAGGTGAAGGGATTAGCCCaaatcaatttggtttttggagGGGACGGTCCACTGTATTAGCTGCCAACAAGGTTTTAAATTGGGCCCTTGAGGTAAAAAGTGGTACATGGAGAATTAGAAGAATTCCGCTTCTTGTCTCCTTAGATGTTGGAAATGCTTTCGGCACAGTAAAGTGGAGTCAGATTCATAGGGCATTACAGGCAAAAACATCAGCCCGTACTTGAGGAGACAGGTGGCGAAATACCTTTCAGAAAGGACTTGTACAGTGAATTCACAAGAAGGAGAATTGATATTCAATATATACGGTGGAGTTCCCCAAGGTTCGGTTTTGGGTCCTCTTTTGTGGGTCCTCACCTTTGATGATGTTCTACAATTGGACTATCCGCCTGGTGTGGAAACAATAGCCAATGCGGATGATTTGGCAGTCCTTGTACAGGGCAAGACGGGATTGGAGGTGCAGGAGAAGGCCAATATGGCGCTTGCAAAGATACATGAATGGTTGCAAGAAAAGGGACTtatgttatcaattaataaatgtaagttcatCACGTTTACTGGTAGAAGAGTTATAGAACGTCTGAACATTGTTGTGAATGGACAGGAAATAATGGAGACAAGCTGCCTGAAATATCTGGGAATTCTCTTTCAGAGAAATTGTGCCTCTtctgaacatattaatagtatatgcaataaagcggacaacatgataaaagggttaaatatgATCATGTCAACAAAGAAGGCTCCTAGAGCGTCCAAAAGAAAGGTTACAGCATCGGCAGTTGTGTCATCTttattgtatgcagtgcctgtatggtggacttcattacgaatcaagaaaaacaaaaatagacttgtgagaacgcataggaggctgttcctgggagtggtttccgcttacagaacagtctcctatgaggcactttgcgttttggcagcagtacctccaatcgacttaatggcccattacagggtagagatatcgcaaggactggaaactcaggaggctaagcataggctgataactaggtggaaagaaaggtggagagaggtaggacctgctagcaggacaaaacagctaatccctgaccttgagagttggatcaataggaaacacggggaggtggacttctttttgtcgcagtactttacgggccacggtaattttaattattaccttcacagagttgggagaagacaaacgccggcttgtatgtactgcggcattgaggacgatgcagaccatatcttcaaggaatgcatcagatggatacaaaatagacgggacacaaatttatcaacgatgagacctgaggagattacgagtaacatgctacatagtaaggacaattggaaaagaattgaaggaactatcaggaatatcttaacagtaaaaaacgaagacgagaggaaaccgggcttctgagtgaatagattagggtagggtggatagccccagtggtgagggctggcatgcttaggtgtgtcagttccaaggatccactggggactccgagggagaataggtctatacaagtgtaaaagacccatcgatgcgtcacgactttccaaggtatggcgtagcgatacagaagggcaaatgagactcaaaagacctgacccgttggccgacctgccttgccggacatacagccggtagatggagaggcccattagagtataacaggcactcccctgggtggcgtaataacaaccagtcggaccggctcAGGGGAGCAGAGGAAGGTTACAATAatgttgacccaccgggttggtctagtggtgaacgcgtcttcccaaatcagcagatttggtagtcgagagttccagcgttcagtcctagtaaagccagttattttttacacggacttgaatactagatcgtggataccggtgttctttggtggttgggtttcaattaaccacacatctcaggtatggtcgaactgagaatgtacaagactacacttcatttacactcatacatattcatcctcaatcatcctctgaagaattatctaaacggtagttaccggaggctaaacaggaaagaaagaagaggTTACAATAATGTTAGTATTTTAAAGTAGGGTAGGACGAATAGCCTCAGTGGCGAGGGCCGACATGCCTTGGTGTATCGCACCAGATTCAAAGATTCATTGATCCACTGGGGATTCCGGGGGATGATAGGtcactaaaagaaaaatgagaaaagaccCGATATCGCGTCTCGACAGAAATGTTCGGGCATGGTGTCAAAAGGGCaacaaaaaataactcaaaagagctgaccggcgagccgaAAAGACCCGATATCGCGTCTCGACAGAAATATTCGGGCATGGTGTCAAAAGGGCaacaaaaaataactcaaaagagctgaccggcgagccgacctgccatgtcGGTAGGTGGGGAGGGTCGGTAGAGTAAACAGATGCTTCTCTGGGTTAATACCAAACAATTGAAcgggcccaggggagtagagagaaaaaaaaggttacaataatgtttgccggcttccgtggcgcgattggtagcgtctcagtctttcatccggaggtcccgggttcgaattccggtaaggcatgacattttcataaacgctacaaataattcatctcatcctctaaagcaatacctaatggtggtcccggaggttaaacaaaaaaaaaaaaggttacaataatgttaatacttagtttatttttattttttctttcgtaCGACATTTCCTGTAATATATTatttgcaacaaaataaaattctcaatgaAAGCTAAAAATCAGATACTACAACATGGTAATCAAACCAGTAGGCCGATACGCATTACAAAGgattttcagtttgaaataaagtgaaataaatgcaacagaaaaaggaaaatcttgagaaaaaCCCTACGAccaataaaaattgatgaaaaattatacaaattcagaagtaatgaagatataaaaaacatAGTGAAACTAAGAATGTTTCACATTCAACCAGAGTAAGAAGCAAACTTTATCGGTCACTTTATGGAAATGTATGATAAgaatcgtacaaaaaaaaatcattagaccCAAAAAATAACCTAAAGAACCGGACGTCAATGGATTTCAGtggtttaaaaagatttataagaaataaaatcaaatatatgataaaaaactggtataagatttgaaaataaatcaacaacAATTGTTCagaagagaaaaggaaaatataaatcgaatgaataaattattggaaGACTAAGAAAGGAAACTcccagaataaaaagaaataaattcaaaatgttgCTTCACTTGgtccttaaaagtttttttttatactgattatttttttaattctacagatgattatttttatctgtttgcaGTTCCTCAAAAATCTGCATAAAAGgagttgaaatataaatatttcataaaaatcctgCTTCATAATCATTATaagtttacgtaaaaaaaaaaaagctggcaaagtattgtaaGATTTTTTCGACTACACTGGTCAAGTCTACAATACCCTTGTACTgctttttcattgtaaaatttttacaacttcGTCAGACAGTTTTTGTTACTTGACATTAAgggtgtaacttttttttataataaaataagatcgtccttttataaaacaataataaaaaattaaaagtattagaactaaaaaatagaattcatatatatatatatatatatattgcaggtGGGAATAAATTTGAAGagactttttcaaaaaatttgatgttaaagTTAAGTCCTCCTTTAATCGAGTCCAaactaatgaaaagaaaattaacaaaaaataaaaaataaaatgcctcAGCTTCACAGAGGCACATAGGATATGGATATGTCACATGTTGATTAAGGTTTGAAGtacaaattacacaaatttaaatttatatattcgataatattttttatttgatcaaattatgcacatatatacattaaaatatattacaatcattatattgtaatatatttgttactgttcttcaacagtaacaattgaagaacatagaaagaagccgtaataagaaagggagtccgacaaggatgttccctatctccgttacatggaactagcagttaatgatgttaaagaacagtttagattcggagtaacagtacaaggtgaaaaaataaagatgatacgatttgctgatgatatagtaattctagccgagagtgaaaaagatttagaagaaacaatgaacggcatagatgaagtcctacgcaagaactatagcgtgaaaataaacaagaacaaaacaaaagtaatgaaatatagtagaaataacaaagatggactactgaatgtgaaaataggaggagaaaagattatggaggtagatgaattttgttatttgggaagtagaattactaaagatggacgaagcaggagcgatataaaatgccgaatagcacaagcgaaacgagccttcagtaagaaatataatttgtttacatcaaaaattaatttaaatgtcaggaaaagatttttgaaagtgtatgttcggagcgtcgctttatatggaagtgaaacttggacgatcggagtatctgagaagaaaagattagaagcttttgaaatgcggtgctatagagaatgttaaaaatcagatgggtggataaagtgacaaatgaagaggtattgcggcaaatagatgaagaaagaagcatttggaaaaatatagttaaaagaaaagacagacttataggccacatactaaggcatcctggaatagtcgctttaatattggaaggacgggtagaagggaaaaattgtgtaggcaggccacatttggaatatgtaaaacaaattgttagggatgtaggatgtagagggtatactgaaatgaaacgactagcagtagatagggaatcttggagagctgcatcaaaccagtcaaatgactgaagacaaaaaaaaaaaagtaaataaaaaagctggcaaaatattGACGATTTTACCGGCTAACCTGGTCAAGTCTACAATACTGCTTGTATAATTTTACTGCTTTTTCATTGTGTAATTTTTACAGCTTCgtcagatagtttttttttattcgacgttaagggtgtaattttttttgaaataaaatattatcgtatttttataacaataaaaaaaattaaaagtattacaattaaaaaatacaatatatatatatattttttttttcttttttatttttttttatatatatatatatatattgcaggtGGGAATAAATTTGAAGagactttttcaaaaaatttgatgttaaagTTTTAGAGATTCGGTTATGAACATAACCTGCTTCATTtcctatttcctgtttagcctccggtaactaccgtttagataattcttcagaggatgatatgtatgagtgtaaatgaagtgttagtcttgtacattctcagttcgaccattcctgagatgtgtggttaattgaaacccaaccaccaaagaacaccggtatccacgatctagtatttatgAACATAACCTAATCTAAAAGTTCTTattcaaaaaccgtaagaaattaCTACCCCTTAATTAAcctcctaaaaattttagtacgatctcatttcatcgGCACAGCTGAAATTGAGCGAAAAATATTTACTACCCGTAACACGCAaaggaagcattttaggacataatttatttgaactttttccgttattttcccGAGTAGAgtagattatgaaaatatcagaagaattttatgatacactctgtataccagattcattaaaaacataaatcatatttattattattgttttgaaatgaaTGTTGGTAATATAACTCAGAAACCAATAAACCTTTTGAGAAGAACAGAAGAGTTTTGTTTCaatgaaaaatgtatgaaatagatttaatatcagtagatttaataaaagagataaaaattcagttgaatcgatattaaaatatattagttcaATAAAGAACTACTAGATTGCGTTGAAGTAAGGTAGAATTACATCccatttcttttgaattatatatatattattttttcaaacgtaattttatttttagaattttttatatttattaaaatagaaaaatttattatttaagggtTATTCCAcattgaaatatacatacatgcGCGCgagcgcacaaacacacacaattaCGTATGACTATTGTTTATACTTTAGAAGTATACCGTATTATCTTGGGATCAGTCAAAATtggaattttctttgaaatagtcagtttaaaaaaaaatatatatttatatataaataaaataaaagcaatttcaGATTACCCGGGATTTCCCTAGGGTAATCTATAGGATTGATTCCTTAGAGAGACCGTATGCGTATTCGCatgtgaaaaaattgtattattatatttatactttgttatttatttcattttgacccatttgataattttttttttccgaattaattgttgtaataaaaacTCGACTTCTACATcgatataaagtattaaataaagaatattatttggtaataaaatGGATAACGTAAGATCCTTTATATATTTTAGCCAGTcgatgctcgcttcgctcgcccgaccaTCTAACCAGAGAGTTCTACCTCCTAGACCCCTGACACGTTTGTTATTTTCATGTTTGtgggaaatattataaattttacagatattaattaaataaaaaagaattaattagttTACTTCATTGTATCTCTGTtgctatggtgacagaaataaaaggattcatttttgttttttaacgaaTATCTTTATCCCTAAAGTCCTATATGTCCCTATGTCTTTGATCTATTTCTTCCctgtgataataaaaatttatcttgcaaatttaaaagtaatggaTCTGTTTGTTCTTACATGATTAACCACGCAAACAGACAAAACTACCAAAAGTTTTCGCACATACAAGTCGTCCCATCATGCTAAACTAACCAATGTGAAAAACTCAACTTTTTAGGAGAGCTAAACAacattttgtgttaaattttaaataggagtGCATAATCGTAAAAGTGAAAAGGTTTAAACTAACCTACCGAAAAGAGATACGCATTGGATAATTTACCACAATATGCAAGACGTTCAGATTAGTCGTAAACTCATGATTTGCGTTTTTTTACATtcgttactttagcatggtggtgacgaataaaataataagtcgttaccaatgatattaatattataccaTCCTCGTCGCGGCTATATgactcgcgctatatggttacttgtgtttcttCATTGCGGTCATGGAATATCATGGAATAGCCGATCATGACTCATCCGTCTAGCCATAGGGCTTTGCCCCTTGGAACCCGgtatgttcattaaactcatacgcatgcaaaatttaaagatttctgtgcccaagacgaagtttatgcttctgaagggtgcagacaaattatcaaccagtcgaaacccccacattaaatataaaaactgtgtaatcagccgagtaagggttcataagtaccttggtgttttgtttgatgataagttgctttttagcaaccacattaagcaagttgcggcggacgctgtctctgtgatgcacaaacttagaaggattgctcggaaagactacgggctgtcgggtcgccaaatgtacttgatgtaccgaggtgtcttcgagagtatgatcgcatacgcggcgccagtctgggcgcataggttggatagaaatagagcactgcttcaaaatttaaggagtgcccagcgcagagctttaattgtatgcactggtgtttttaaaacaacctcctacgaggctaccaccgtattgggaaaggctctcccaatcgatttagtggtgaaagttcgagcagccatgtggaagttgcgaagaggtcgggaaaccgaggtatttgggatgcggtttcgagccgggctagaaccgtagcggaacgactatcacaatgcaccgggtccaaatttcgttcagttgcccatttcccgcctgcggaagaggctatggagcctcgcgatggatgcatggcagcatgaatggcacaccacgaataagggaagatccctgtatagatttatacaggatctggggggatggtatgcctcgaattcatttttaagggcgtcgggtgcccaagtgctcaccaaccatgtgaatttgatgcaatatctgtttaggtttcgcctagcggctgatgagttgtgtgtctgcggggaggtccagtcgaacgaacatcttatgttcgactgccctgctcttgggagggccagagaccgggccaccctggatcttagaggtcagggggaaaactggccgctcataaacggcgagtcgatgtggcgagagccgcattgtcggaccgtgtgggggttcctcgatgaggttgcgatgttcaaccgtcatcgttagattttaaatttaaatgggatttattgattcctttagcggagctgtcggaagtccttatccgaaataatggctggccaccagccagtaaaagctccaagcgttttaaatggtggacaggcactagctggctgacagcgaccgaggcgtggcggcttaaattgccgtctttttaacttgtaacctttttagttttaatttgtaacaaggggtgcacctccccgatctagttttaatttgacaagtgagcggtagggacacgtaagcgggtgctatacggcacccagcttaaccgctcacgcaaggtaggagctcactaggagcattaggaataacgaggtcgcaaatctgttttgaggcacagtagccgttttttggcacggaacatttggtctatgctctagggcgaccgaatggggtggtggcgggagagatgccagctaaccaaaaaATACgcatgagaataataatgataaataaaaattcaagactgttgagtttattaaaatatcaatttacagTAATTTCTTCAAAGGAACAGTTTCGCCAGTAAAATATCCGCAATTTTGTtcgatctaagaatgtgggtttcaaaacagttggGAACGGAACGTAATGCAAGAATGGCGggaatttcaatatttctccctacagatcgcagagcctggacaatctcccttgctgctgtatctttctattatcgggcgatTTCATCGgatatttagtggcggttataaattttaagttttatttatggacggatttggtaatttgcgttcatAACCGTATGGAACatggtgaaatttatttactggttctgaccgtgagagactaagcttttgagcctagtaattccggcgtgattccccttcagtccatccactgaagaactttcggtaccagcacctatgggctagcaggagtgcgcctaccggagctctagttatttggagggagaagtGCGCCCCGTTCTCCTGAGGgggtcgcatatgctgactaaatgaaattgtggtctcttcgagGGACGGTGTTGGGTGATGTCtagattttatagttttaacaaaatttaattgcgaaaacggtcactttcgcggccggaatttttgtgcggttttCATATATAGGTTACTCAATATAGAGGCTCCTATGCCTGGTtggtcattttttgactctcgtaccgcctcttcaaggtggttcgtttaatacggcatgaggtcgttttcttataccctgtggagtacggtcctctcggcagatgtcccggagatggccgtgttcggacgcggccgctctcccgaacagtctgcgtgcctgcgccactcccaccTCGAATACGGGGTATACTtacgcatcgtagcgaagagtaacgtttctgacgaaccacggtgctccaaatatcgtctgcaacgctatgttttggacggcttctaatttcttttgaagcgtggagttcaaccaAGCTTCCCATGCTAAGCTagctttaaacttaaaaaaaatattatctat
Proteins encoded:
- the LOC142334047 gene encoding uncharacterized protein LOC142334047; its protein translation is MADTVGDVVIKNMSGRLALSFKTRTEGFVVAETDSTIIAGAYVSPNISIGDYEKYLDSIHRILSCESKNVIMMGDFNCKSRLAGSSYNNRKGELLADLMESLGYYCINDNTPTFEARGHCSELDLVIIDGRWGSDQYEWRVLDQDIASDHFAVKLIMKDGVLFVTMDRQLPIRPSAQQTERIVERVAYTHRNILEATPDTLTTIIQQEMDKEIRATNRRGQVYWWSDEIAGYRRALQKARRKKTKA